From the genome of Leptospiraceae bacterium, one region includes:
- a CDS encoding type II toxin-antitoxin system VapC family toxin produces the protein MEYSFMVVDTCIFIEFLRKKNKNSATLMKIPKDRKLYISSVTLYELYMGAIDLDKKNDVELLTSNISVLSLNKEVSIKAAEIFLQLKSSNQVVEFRDIFIAATAIVNELELLTLNTKHFINIPEIKLFNIS, from the coding sequence CTGGAGTATTCCTTCATGGTAGTAGATACCTGTATATTCATAGAATTTTTAAGAAAGAAAAATAAAAATTCTGCTACACTAATGAAAATTCCCAAAGATAGGAAACTCTATATATCATCAGTTACACTTTATGAATTATATATGGGGGCAATAGATTTAGATAAAAAAAATGATGTTGAGCTACTCACAAGTAATATTTCAGTTCTTTCCCTGAATAAAGAGGTTTCAATCAAAGCTGCTGAGATATTTTTACAATTAAAGAGTTCTAACCAAGTAGTAGAATTCAGGGATATTTTTATAGCTGCTACAGCCATTGTAAACGAGTTAGAACTACTCACCTTAAATACAAAGCATTTCATCAACATTCCTGAAATCAAATTATTTAATATTTCCTAA
- a CDS encoding DNA-binding protein, translating to MAKNDTIVVCDAGPIIHLDELNSLSLLDYNQVLIPKTVELEIRNHRDISFQKYKNFQIVQDPVVSEEMKNSSKLYNLHKGEIMAISLVMKYNNCMLLTDDSAARLYANHVKLQVHGTIGILIRAVRRNLKSPEDIIQILKEIPTKSTMHIKKELLDYAIHMLK from the coding sequence ATGGCGAAGAATGATACAATAGTAGTTTGTGATGCAGGACCGATCATTCATCTTGATGAATTAAACAGTTTAAGCTTATTAGATTATAATCAAGTTCTTATTCCTAAAACTGTGGAACTGGAAATAAGAAATCATCGAGATATTTCATTTCAGAAATATAAAAACTTTCAGATAGTTCAAGATCCTGTAGTTTCAGAAGAAATGAAAAATTCAAGTAAATTATATAATCTTCATAAAGGAGAAATAATGGCCATATCATTAGTTATGAAATACAATAATTGTATGTTACTAACGGATGATAGTGCAGCTAGATTATATGCAAATCACGTTAAATTACAAGTTCATGGAACAATTGGTATACTCATAAGAGCTGTAAGAAGAAATTTGAAAAGCCCGGAAGATATAATTCAAATATTAAAAGAAATCCCAACGAAATCAACGATGCATATCAAAAAGGAATTATTGGATTATGCAATACACATGCTTAAATAA
- the tnpB gene encoding IS66 family insertion sequence element accessory protein TnpB yields the protein MIFRNPQRLKIYFYDKPVDMRKSWNGLIALVKESMCLNLFSESLFVFSGRSGKQVKILYWDGNGFCIWMKKLEQGKFLSFKKEGYALSKRELDLFLSGVDMRKKHQELHFQQ from the coding sequence ATGATATTTAGAAATCCACAGAGATTAAAGATATATTTTTATGATAAGCCAGTAGACATGAGGAAGTCATGGAATGGTCTGATAGCACTTGTGAAAGAAAGCATGTGTCTCAATTTGTTTTCAGAAAGTCTATTTGTTTTTTCTGGTAGGAGTGGCAAGCAGGTAAAGATACTTTACTGGGATGGGAATGGTTTCTGTATCTGGATGAAGAAATTAGAGCAGGGAAAATTTCTATCCTTTAAAAAAGAAGGTTATGCTTTGAGCAAGAGAGAGTTGGATTTATTTCTGAGTGGTGTAGATATGAGAAAAAAACATCAGGAATTGCATTTTCAACAATAA
- a CDS encoding IS66 family transposase: MLESLPDDILTLKQKILDLSAEKNSIEEKFKNSQNKILQLENEIKDYRRILFGAKSEKMSLLEYEQYLLFNEAEHGLDDESELFEGLKESHVREHRRKGRRKISKDIPRKEIVHDVEEEEKICNCGCRMHQLPDEISENLVMIPAKLYVERHIYRRYACKGCEGDERDEAGKIILTAKRPESLLPGSILSPSLMAYVLVSKVVDHIPFYRMSKIFYRYGLEIPRATISNWVVGVYEKYKEFFSFLNKYLLKGPIIGIDETSLQVFKEAGRKNTTKSFMWVLRGGTVSKRIILFQYSPTRSAEFLKNELKDYTGFVQTDGYESYDTHLASNENIILSECMAHVRRKFYKLYHSTKDRVAAKVLYLIKKLYEVEKQIKKLELYEKEEYQKIVEIRQTKAKPVFLELEAYLKEQAIRLPKEFGVGKPIQYALNRWEKLRPYLQHGEIYIDNNFVENAIRPFVVGRKNWMFSGSPRGAEATAFWFSFLETCKANNKEPYETLLDFLEKLPLCKNSKDCERIFSEVMGWV, from the coding sequence ATGCTGGAAAGCTTACCTGATGATATTTTAACTTTAAAGCAAAAAATCTTGGATTTAAGTGCAGAAAAGAACTCTATAGAGGAGAAATTTAAAAATTCACAAAACAAGATTTTACAGTTAGAGAATGAAATTAAGGATTACAGGCGGATTTTGTTTGGAGCAAAATCCGAAAAGATGAGTCTTTTAGAATATGAGCAGTATCTTTTGTTTAATGAAGCAGAACATGGTCTTGATGATGAATCTGAATTATTTGAAGGCCTTAAAGAATCCCATGTAAGAGAACACAGGAGAAAGGGGCGAAGAAAGATTTCAAAAGATATACCTCGAAAAGAAATTGTTCATGATGTAGAGGAAGAAGAAAAAATCTGCAATTGTGGTTGCAGGATGCATCAGCTCCCGGATGAGATTTCTGAGAATTTAGTAATGATTCCAGCAAAACTGTATGTAGAGAGGCATATATACAGAAGATACGCCTGTAAAGGTTGTGAAGGTGACGAGAGAGACGAAGCAGGGAAAATTATCCTCACAGCAAAGAGACCTGAATCGCTCTTGCCGGGAAGTATTTTATCACCCTCCTTAATGGCCTATGTTCTGGTATCAAAAGTTGTTGACCACATTCCCTTTTATAGAATGAGTAAAATATTTTATAGGTATGGTCTGGAAATTCCAAGAGCAACTATTTCAAACTGGGTAGTTGGAGTATATGAGAAATATAAAGAATTCTTCTCATTTCTCAATAAGTATCTATTGAAAGGGCCCATAATAGGGATAGATGAAACAAGTCTCCAGGTTTTCAAAGAAGCCGGGCGGAAGAATACCACAAAATCATTCATGTGGGTTCTACGCGGTGGAACCGTTTCTAAAAGAATTATTCTTTTTCAATATTCACCTACGAGAAGTGCGGAATTCTTAAAAAATGAGTTAAAAGATTATACAGGTTTCGTTCAAACAGACGGTTATGAAAGCTATGATACACATTTAGCTTCTAATGAGAATATTATTCTTTCGGAATGTATGGCACATGTAAGAAGAAAGTTTTATAAGCTATATCATTCAACAAAAGATAGGGTTGCAGCAAAAGTATTGTATCTGATAAAAAAATTGTATGAGGTTGAAAAGCAAATTAAAAAATTAGAACTTTATGAAAAAGAAGAATATCAGAAAATTGTAGAAATCCGTCAAACAAAAGCAAAACCTGTATTTTTAGAACTCGAAGCATATCTGAAAGAACAGGCAATTCGTTTACCGAAAGAATTTGGAGTTGGTAAGCCTATTCAATATGCTTTAAACAGATGGGAAAAATTACGACCTTATCTCCAACATGGAGAAATCTATATCGATAACAACTTTGTGGAAAATGCTATTCGCCCTTTTGTTGTAGGACGAAAAAACTGGATGTTCTCAGGCTCTCCTCGTGGAGCAGAAGCTACCGCTTTCTGGTTCTCTTTTTTGGAAACATGTAAAGCCAATAATAAAGAACCATATGAAACTTTACTCGATTTCCTTGAAAAATTACCACTTTGCAAAAATTCAAAAGATTGTGAAAGAATTTTCTCTGAGGTTATGGGGTGGGTATAA
- a CDS encoding chitobiase/beta-hexosaminidase C-terminal domain-containing protein, whose protein sequence is MGILFFFSSCFTSPTAPHKWLIPKEKEESIPLWVFALTGTNSSVTVSGTVTDSSGTAVAGANLSSQPEGVNATTDASGNYTFTASPGTYTITVTDSSGNVVGTFTLTVGTDGSTTVSNVSDGLFVTAGSSSGGTQTGTGTGTGTSTGTGAGTTTGTITGTGTTTVETVATPTFSPTPGTYNSDQSVTISSTTEGATIYYTTDGSEPTSSSTQYTSAISVSGNGTILTIKAIAGKSGMTTSSVESGTYTIESTVPTVSINSITNPYVSGNTGAINSKDITWSSNRNGTYSIRATGSDCSTGTELSSGNVTASQSNNITIQASSLSVGSNTIRFCVTDSLSGLSSSSTTTLNRDDTAPTVAATPGSTTSSTTVNITLICSDSSSGCDKIVYTSNGSDPTMSGTTGSITNGTEYTVQLSPPDGVATTYKYIARDNAGNVAAVSSSTYTIDTGVATVSVNSVSPATINNGTTNPQINWQSNKNGSYTVRVGGTDCTSGTQVASGTYSGTAITNTINATSLSSGANTIRICVLNLVGNYGSTTQGLTKDDVAPVAGNSGTITTANVTTSSLTLNWTVGSDTYTTQSSLQYKILRSTSNNISTVADAETNGTLVQDWTANLSTKSVTGLTAGTTYYFNVLVRDEHGNMGIYTSKSQATVAIPPPSNLSYINSPFTFGAGLAIDFTISPSVSGTIDSYSINPSIPLGLSFNLITGVISGTPTVTQNSSNYTITAHNGGGETTTTISIKVGNYGICYMWGCFKDNNNGTITYNGAGNIYGSKNYMWKKCSQGQVFRSGYNDCAGTGYEANNYGIGSYQYCGSNDNSCNSTDTWIAFTGSAFNTCNNDTFAGYTDWKFPDLVTLKTLINCKDKSMPNTYPTSPYSCGIDNTNSPNSFNTLFSYTHAYYWTSLANSTNYENAWMIDFRDGSNDNGRGKGYAGFVICVRSQ, encoded by the coding sequence ATGGGTATTCTCTTTTTCTTTTCCTCCTGCTTCACAAGCCCCACGGCCCCGCATAAGTGGTTGATTCCTAAAGAAAAGGAAGAATCTATTCCTCTCTGGGTTTTTGCTCTTACCGGAACCAATTCATCGGTGACCGTGTCAGGGACAGTCACCGATAGCTCGGGAACTGCGGTAGCGGGTGCGAACCTCAGTTCCCAACCCGAAGGGGTGAATGCAACAACGGATGCCTCCGGAAACTATACTTTTACGGCTTCACCCGGAACCTATACAATTACCGTGACCGATTCAAGCGGCAATGTAGTTGGAACGTTTACTTTGACTGTGGGAACAGATGGCAGTACTACCGTGAGTAATGTAAGTGATGGACTTTTTGTAACTGCCGGTTCAAGCAGTGGTGGAACCCAAACAGGAACGGGAACCGGCACCGGGACTTCCACCGGAACTGGTGCCGGAACCACAACAGGCACAATAACCGGAACCGGAACTACAACAGTAGAAACCGTGGCCACTCCGACCTTTTCTCCCACACCGGGAACCTATAATTCAGATCAATCTGTAACGATTTCAAGCACGACCGAGGGTGCTACAATTTATTATACGACGGATGGAAGTGAGCCTACATCTTCTTCTACCCAATATACATCGGCAATTTCAGTTTCCGGTAATGGAACCATCCTGACTATCAAGGCCATTGCAGGCAAAAGCGGAATGACGACCAGCAGCGTAGAGAGTGGGACTTATACGATTGAATCTACCGTTCCAACTGTTAGCATAAACTCCATTACAAATCCCTATGTCAGTGGAAACACCGGAGCTATAAACTCCAAAGACATCACCTGGTCTTCCAATCGCAATGGAACCTATTCTATCCGAGCCACCGGAAGTGACTGTTCTACCGGAACCGAACTCAGCAGCGGCAATGTAACAGCAAGCCAGAGTAATAATATTACTATCCAGGCTTCCTCTTTGAGTGTTGGTTCTAACACCATCCGTTTTTGTGTAACAGATTCTCTGTCAGGTTTAAGCAGTAGTAGCACAACGACACTTAACCGTGATGATACAGCTCCAACAGTAGCTGCAACACCGGGGTCAACGACATCTTCTACAACGGTGAACATAACTTTAATTTGTTCGGATAGCTCTTCCGGTTGTGATAAGATTGTTTATACCTCCAACGGCTCTGACCCGACTATGAGCGGAACTACGGGAAGTATAACAAACGGCACAGAATACACAGTACAACTCTCACCCCCGGATGGAGTTGCTACGACTTATAAATACATAGCCAGAGATAATGCGGGGAATGTGGCTGCTGTAAGCAGTTCCACATATACTATAGACACCGGTGTTGCAACGGTAAGTGTCAATTCAGTCAGCCCGGCAACCATAAACAATGGAACAACCAATCCGCAGATAAACTGGCAGTCCAATAAAAACGGTAGCTATACAGTAAGGGTTGGTGGAACGGATTGTACAAGCGGAACACAGGTGGCGAGTGGAACCTATTCCGGCACAGCAATAACAAATACCATCAATGCAACAAGCCTTAGCAGCGGAGCCAATACCATCCGCATTTGTGTGCTGAATCTTGTCGGGAATTATGGTTCAACCACCCAGGGTTTGACCAAAGACGATGTTGCCCCGGTTGCGGGCAATTCGGGAACGATTACTACGGCAAATGTGACTACAAGCAGTTTGACTTTGAACTGGACGGTGGGTTCGGATACATATACGACACAGAGCAGCCTGCAATATAAAATACTACGGTCAACCTCCAACAACATCAGCACGGTAGCCGATGCCGAGACAAATGGGACTCTTGTGCAGGACTGGACAGCGAATCTATCTACAAAGAGTGTGACTGGATTGACTGCCGGGACTACGTATTACTTTAACGTGCTGGTGAGAGATGAACATGGAAATATGGGGATTTATACAAGTAAGAGTCAGGCGACAGTTGCAATTCCTCCCCCTTCTAACTTGAGCTATATTAATTCACCTTTCACTTTTGGAGCAGGACTTGCGATTGATTTTACCATATCTCCTTCAGTTTCTGGCACAATAGATTCATATTCAATAAATCCAAGTATACCATTAGGATTGTCATTTAATCTTATTACAGGTGTGATTTCTGGAACACCAACGGTAACTCAGAATTCTTCCAATTATACAATAACTGCACATAATGGAGGAGGAGAAACTACTACAACAATTAGTATAAAGGTTGGAAATTATGGTATCTGCTATATGTGGGGCTGTTTCAAAGATAATAATAATGGAACCATAACCTATAATGGTGCAGGGAATATATATGGAAGTAAAAATTATATGTGGAAAAAATGTAGTCAAGGACAAGTTTTTAGGTCTGGCTATAATGACTGTGCAGGAACTGGTTATGAAGCTAATAATTACGGAATAGGCTCATATCAATATTGTGGCTCAAATGATAATTCGTGTAACTCTACTGATACATGGATAGCATTTACTGGTTCTGCTTTTAATACTTGTAATAATGATACTTTTGCTGGTTACACTGACTGGAAATTTCCAGATTTAGTAACATTGAAAACTTTAATAAATTGTAAAGATAAAAGTATGCCTAATACATATCCAACTTCCCCTTATTCATGTGGAATAGATAATACGAATAGTCCAAATTCTTTTAACACGTTATTTTCATACACCCATGCTTATTATTGGACTTCATTAGCAAATTCAACAAACTATGAAAATGCTTGGATGATTGATTTTCGAGATGGTTCTAATGACAATGGTAGAGGAAAAGGTTATGCTGGATTTGTAATATGTGTTCGCTCTCAATAA
- a CDS encoding CopG family transcriptional regulator, whose amino-acid sequence MTEIILKIPNQLSQTIHNLIENGWYLDENEIILLALRNFLNTHSEEIMTEFIKEDIEWGLNGEE is encoded by the coding sequence ATGACTGAGATTATATTAAAAATTCCGAATCAATTATCTCAAACGATCCATAATCTTATAGAAAATGGATGGTATCTGGATGAAAACGAAATCATCCTGTTAGCACTGAGAAATTTTTTAAACACGCACTCCGAAGAAATTATGACCGAATTTATCAAGGAAGATATCGAATGGGGCTTGAATGGCGAAGAATGA
- a CDS encoding transposase, with protein sequence MHRNSQKRLSIRDGTYFITTNTKDRFPYFENDIFSDLLVLHLELCKFLYGVDIYAYKINPEHIHILIGVGEDTGLSKVMNVLKGNFSRDANRMMNHIEGELHIEGDPPEGRLQTMGRIQRDKIHDQFHIRIRDEINTFIFKCDHESFANIPKFQWHKSFHDHYIRDERDFYHHIQYIQNQWIKHSLKENKYCYIMEDIL encoded by the coding sequence ATGCATCGTAATTCACAAAAAAGATTATCCATAAGAGATGGAACTTATTTTATCACCACGAATACGAAGGATCGGTTTCCTTATTTTGAAAATGATATTTTCTCGGATCTTCTTGTCTTGCATCTTGAACTTTGCAAGTTTTTATATGGGGTGGATATATATGCTTATAAAATTAACCCGGAGCATATTCACATATTAATCGGAGTCGGGGAGGATACCGGTCTATCGAAAGTGATGAATGTCTTGAAAGGAAATTTTTCTCGTGATGCCAATCGAATGATGAATCATATCGAAGGCGAATTGCACATTGAAGGCGACCCTCCGGAGGGTCGCCTCCAAACGATGGGTCGCATTCAGAGGGATAAAATTCATGATCAATTCCACATACGTATTCGAGATGAAATAAACACATTTATTTTCAAATGCGATCATGAATCGTTTGCCAACATCCCCAAATTCCAATGGCATAAATCATTCCATGACCATTATATACGGGATGAGAGGGATTTTTATCATCATATACAGTACATCCAAAATCAATGGATAAAACACAGCTTGAAAGAAAACAAATATTGTTATATAATGGAGGATATTTTATGA